The stretch of DNA TCCTAATGCATAGAGCCGATCCTGGTAATTATCGTCGACATATTTATAGGCTTCTGGAAAAATTTTTGTTAATTCATCCATAGTCGAAATTTTTTTATAATGCTCTAAGGCTTTTAAAAATTCGAATGGTCCTCTAACCCGGTTGTCTCGATGATTTCCACTCACATTGGCTTCACTGGCCCTTACTCGAAAACGTGTCAATTTTTCTTGAATGATAAAAATATCATTATTTAAGCAAAGCTGAATCCAGAAATCAAAATCTGAGATCTGTACCAGACCTTTACGATACATAACCTCCTTGTAACATTCCTTTCTGATTAGAACACTCGGATGACATAAGGCATTGCCGTGGTAGAAAAAGAAATTTAACCATTCAAAACGTGTGCGGTTGGGCTGTTCAAAGACCTTGTAGTAAAAATGATTTTGGTCTGTGAAAGGCTGTCCCTCTTCATCGATGACCTGGACATGAGTAAAAACCGCTGCGATATCCGGATTCTGGTCCAAAAAAGATACCTGCTTTTCCAGTTTGGTTGGCTCCCAGGCGTCATCAGAGTGGTGGATAGCAACATATTCGCCCTGAGCAACCTCGAGCCCACGTGATATGTTTCCCCTGAGATTTACAACATTTCGAAATGCTCTTATGCGTCGATCCTGGTAGGAATTAATGATCTCCCAAGAATCGTCGGTAGAGGCATCATCCCAGATGATGAGCTCATAATCGGTGAATGTTTGATTAAGTACGCTCTCAATAGCCTGTCGCAGGTATTTTGCGTGGTTGTATGAGGTGAGAATAATTGATACACGAACTTTGTCAGTCATATTCAAATTAACCTTTCGCCCACATTATAAAATAAAATTCACCCTCATGAAGAAATTATTTTTTATTAACTGCCTGATGGCAATTATTAATTGAATTA from Brevefilum fermentans encodes:
- a CDS encoding glycosyltransferase; protein product: MTDKVRVSIILTSYNHAKYLRQAIESVLNQTFTDYELIIWDDASTDDSWEIINSYQDRRIRAFRNVVNLRGNISRGLEVAQGEYVAIHHSDDAWEPTKLEKQVSFLDQNPDIAAVFTHVQVIDEEGQPFTDQNHFYYKVFEQPNRTRFEWLNFFFYHGNALCHPSVLIRKECYKEVMYRKGLVQISDFDFWIQLCLNNDIFIIQEKLTRFRVRASEANVSGNHRDNRVRGPFEFLKALEHYKKISTMDELTKIFPEAYKYVDDNYQDRLYALGRLAIDTGNLPSTKLFGLNLLFEALNDHARALKLQKFQGFDRKVFYALTAENDVFSIERIQNLSANIVYLNQTIQQLNDTLAERDHSIQQLNHTLAELEQEVLFYATSKSWKITRPLRKGVKLLKRIFVKDE